A single window of Undibacterium sp. 5I1 DNA harbors:
- a CDS encoding protein YgfX — MSISLSATIAPSRCLLLATACMCVLVTGIVVCSVWSFGWQLSWHLFFRLLLIFVSLVLIAYRFMAFLNNRFSVKIDIAASGRIILRRFIKQSDAWQSYVVTMTDATTLWPHLLLLHLQSQDDQGRRIHIVPILPDCVDARTWRKLSVALRWIAIHQQAQKNTAAQPGNF; from the coding sequence ATGTCGATAAGCCTGTCTGCCACTATTGCACCATCACGCTGCTTATTATTAGCGACCGCCTGTATGTGTGTTCTGGTAACTGGTATCGTTGTGTGCAGTGTATGGTCGTTTGGGTGGCAACTAAGTTGGCATTTATTTTTTCGGTTGTTATTAATATTCGTAAGTCTAGTATTAATAGCTTATCGATTTATGGCATTCTTAAATAATCGTTTTTCAGTAAAAATAGATATTGCCGCTTCTGGCAGAATTATCTTGCGACGCTTTATAAAACAATCCGACGCATGGCAGTCATATGTGGTTACCATGACTGACGCAACTACTTTATGGCCGCATTTGTTACTGCTACATTTGCAGTCGCAAGATGATCAGGGACGGCGCATACATATTGTTCCCATTTTGCCTGACTGCGTTGATGCGCGCACCTGGCGTAAATTATCCGTAGCGTTGCGCTGGATTGCTATTCATCAGCAGGCGCAGAAAAATACAGCAGCACAACCTGGGAACTTTTAA
- the fabG gene encoding 3-oxoacyl-ACP reductase FabG: protein MTQQLVNQVALVTGASRGIGKAIAIALATAGARVIGTATSESGAAVISEYLAEVGPNAGKGVALNVNDVARCTSLVEEIQKEFGCLSILVNNAGITQDQLAMRMKEEEWDSVISTNLSSVGRLSRAVLRGMMKAKHGRIINITSVVGSAGNPGQMNYAAAKAGVAGMSRALAREIGSRNITVNCIAPGFIDTDMTKSLTDDQKAAILQQIPLARLGQPEDIAAATLFLASPAAGYITGTTLHVNGGMYLS from the coding sequence ATGACACAACAATTAGTAAATCAGGTTGCACTTGTTACTGGTGCATCTCGCGGTATAGGTAAGGCCATAGCCATTGCTTTAGCTACAGCTGGCGCGCGCGTGATTGGTACTGCCACATCTGAATCTGGCGCCGCCGTGATTTCAGAATATCTTGCTGAAGTGGGGCCAAATGCAGGTAAGGGCGTCGCTCTGAACGTCAACGATGTCGCACGTTGCACTTCTTTGGTAGAAGAAATTCAAAAAGAATTTGGCTGCTTGTCTATCTTGGTTAACAATGCTGGTATTACCCAAGATCAATTGGCGATGCGTATGAAAGAGGAGGAGTGGGATAGTGTTATCTCGACTAATCTAAGTTCCGTCGGGCGTCTTTCACGCGCCGTATTGCGCGGTATGATGAAGGCGAAACACGGGCGTATCATCAATATCACCTCAGTCGTCGGTTCTGCTGGCAACCCTGGGCAAATGAACTACGCAGCCGCAAAAGCTGGTGTTGCCGGTATGAGTCGTGCGCTGGCGCGTGAAATTGGTAGCCGTAACATTACAGTTAATTGTATCGCGCCTGGTTTTATTGACACAGACATGACCAAATCGTTGACAGACGATCAAAAAGCGGCAATTCTGCAGCAAATTCCATTGGCTAGATTAGGGCAGCCGGAAGATATTGCAGCCGCAACTCTTTTTCTCGCATCACCTGCAGCGGGTTATATTACCGGTACAACGTTGCATGTTAATGGCGGGATGTATTTAAGTTAA
- a CDS encoding GNAT family N-acetyltransferase — protein MHTIEQAAFAAWPALEQQDFGGWRLRFSEGYTKRANSANALVRITSLPETQIKHIEAIFHARKLKPIFRLASFCTSPEVDQSLEKQGYQFADLSLVMTVNLAESRINDMGDDAHEQDFLIEVKPWLSAFQELSGYEAVGQKIHLRMLQAIQGQCAFAVLREGGQIVCCGLGVITGTQLGLFDVVTHPDFRGRGLAQQLCSKLMAWGKSGGASDAYLQVVATNATAIRVYEKLGFSRCYHYWYRLHP, from the coding sequence ATGCACACGATAGAACAAGCGGCGTTTGCCGCATGGCCTGCACTGGAGCAACAAGACTTTGGCGGCTGGCGGCTGCGTTTTTCTGAGGGGTATACCAAGCGCGCCAATTCTGCGAATGCCTTAGTCAGGATCACGAGCTTGCCAGAAACACAGATCAAGCACATCGAAGCAATTTTCCACGCACGCAAGCTAAAACCTATTTTCCGCCTGGCGTCTTTTTGTACGTCGCCCGAGGTTGACCAGAGCTTAGAAAAGCAAGGCTATCAGTTTGCCGATTTGTCGCTGGTGATGACAGTCAATTTGGCTGAAAGTCGTATCAACGATATGGGCGATGATGCTCATGAACAGGACTTCCTCATTGAGGTAAAACCGTGGCTGAGCGCTTTCCAAGAACTATCTGGTTATGAGGCAGTAGGACAAAAAATCCATCTGCGAATGCTGCAAGCGATCCAAGGTCAATGCGCTTTTGCGGTATTGCGAGAAGGCGGCCAAATAGTCTGCTGCGGACTTGGCGTGATCACTGGTACACAGTTGGGATTATTTGATGTCGTCACGCATCCCGATTTTCGCGGGCGAGGGTTGGCACAACAACTTTGCAGCAAACTCATGGCATGGGGTAAATCAGGCGGTGCCAGCGATGCTTATCTGCAAGTCGTAGCGACAAATGCAACAGCCATCCGGGTGTATGAAAAACTGGGGTTTAGCCGTTGTTATCATTATTGGTATCGGCTGCATCCTTGA
- a CDS encoding glutaredoxin family protein: protein MTEFTLYSRSYCHLCDDMLAQLQAFSNEFNFTVHVLDVDADDALLALYDELVPVLVGKKADAPEQQICHYFLDQAKLKAFFDE from the coding sequence ATGACCGAATTCACCCTTTATTCCCGCAGTTATTGCCATCTTTGCGACGACATGCTGGCGCAGTTGCAAGCGTTTTCCAACGAGTTTAACTTCACCGTACATGTGCTGGATGTTGATGCCGACGATGCTTTACTCGCTTTGTATGATGAGTTAGTACCAGTACTCGTGGGTAAAAAAGCCGATGCGCCGGAGCAGCAGATTTGCCATTATTTTTTAGATCAAGCCAAATTGAAAGCATTTTTTGATGAGTAA
- a CDS encoding DegQ family serine endoprotease, protein MKITPRFPVKNFVSTVISTLTISACFGFIAPTVMGATLAEATPASATAPLVTGLPDFTDLVDKTSPAVVNIRTTEKIQQGQMEMGGDDEQMQEFFRRFFGMPIPKQQPAPTPKGRKKAPQQQEEEIPRGVGSGFIISQDGYVLTNTHVVEGASEVYVKLTDKREFKAKVIGSDQRTDVAVLKIEGSKLPRLSIGDSDKIRAGEWVLAIGSPFDLDNTVTAGIISAKARDTGDYLPLIQTDVAVNPGNSGGPLINMRGEVIGINSQIYSRSGGYMGISFAIPIDEAMRVAEQLKSGGKVTRGRIGVQIGELSKDVAESIGLSKAQGALVSRVEPGAPADKAGIQDGDVILKFNGVAIEKSSDLPRIVGMVKPGSKATISIWRKGAARELSVVVAEAEADNKVAAKTDKKPKREQATNVLGIFVTDMTDAQKKELPGASGVVIDSVEGPAAQAGLQQGDIILTLNNVDVKDAKQFAAMVAKLDAKKAAVLLVRRDNISKFIPIRPAAQ, encoded by the coding sequence ATGAAAATAACACCACGCTTTCCCGTCAAAAATTTTGTTTCCACCGTCATTTCCACTTTAACGATCAGTGCCTGTTTTGGCTTTATCGCCCCAACCGTGATGGGTGCGACATTGGCCGAGGCTACACCCGCATCTGCAACAGCTCCCCTAGTTACTGGCTTACCTGATTTTACGGACTTGGTAGATAAAACCAGTCCCGCCGTAGTGAATATCCGCACTACAGAAAAAATCCAGCAAGGGCAAATGGAAATGGGCGGGGATGACGAGCAGATGCAAGAGTTTTTCCGTCGCTTCTTCGGTATGCCCATTCCCAAGCAGCAACCTGCACCAACACCAAAAGGTCGTAAAAAAGCACCTCAGCAGCAAGAAGAAGAAATTCCGCGCGGCGTAGGCTCTGGTTTTATCATCTCGCAAGATGGGTACGTTCTGACCAACACCCACGTAGTTGAAGGCGCTTCAGAAGTCTACGTTAAACTCACCGACAAGCGTGAATTCAAAGCCAAAGTGATTGGCTCAGATCAACGTACTGACGTCGCCGTATTAAAAATCGAAGGTAGCAAGTTGCCACGTTTGTCGATTGGCGATTCAGACAAAATCAGAGCAGGCGAATGGGTACTGGCAATCGGTTCCCCGTTTGATCTGGACAACACAGTTACTGCCGGGATTATCTCTGCTAAGGCCCGTGATACCGGAGATTATCTGCCTTTGATCCAAACGGACGTTGCCGTCAATCCTGGCAATTCAGGCGGTCCGCTGATCAATATGCGTGGCGAAGTGATCGGTATTAACTCCCAGATTTATAGTCGCTCTGGCGGTTATATGGGCATCTCTTTCGCGATTCCGATTGACGAAGCTATGCGTGTCGCCGAGCAGTTAAAGTCTGGCGGCAAAGTCACCCGCGGTCGCATCGGTGTGCAGATTGGCGAATTATCTAAAGATGTTGCAGAATCTATCGGCTTGTCCAAAGCCCAAGGTGCTTTAGTTAGCCGGGTTGAGCCAGGCGCACCGGCAGACAAAGCGGGTATTCAGGACGGTGACGTCATCCTTAAATTTAATGGAGTAGCTATAGAAAAATCTAGCGATCTGCCACGTATTGTTGGCATGGTGAAGCCGGGTTCAAAAGCCACCATCTCCATTTGGCGTAAAGGTGCCGCACGTGAGTTATCCGTTGTGGTGGCGGAAGCAGAAGCTGATAATAAAGTCGCTGCGAAAACGGATAAAAAACCTAAGCGTGAACAAGCAACAAACGTCTTAGGTATTTTTGTCACCGACATGACCGACGCGCAAAAGAAAGAATTGCCAGGCGCCAGCGGTGTGGTTATCGATTCTGTTGAAGGCCCCGCAGCGCAAGCAGGTCTGCAACAGGGTGACATCATCCTGACCTTGAATAATGTCGATGTCAAAGATGCTAAGCAATTCGCTGCTATGGTCGCAAAACTTGATGCGAAAAAAGCTGCTGTCTTGTTAGTCCGCCGGGACAATATTTCTAAGTTCATCCCGATTCGTCCTGCTGCTCAGTAA
- the acpP gene encoding acyl carrier protein produces MSDIEQRVKKIVAEQLGVAEADIKIESSFVDDLGADSLDTVELVMALEDEFEMEIPDEQAEKITTVQQAIDYATAHVKV; encoded by the coding sequence ATGTCAGATATCGAACAACGCGTTAAGAAAATCGTCGCTGAACAATTGGGCGTCGCTGAAGCAGACATCAAAATCGAATCTTCCTTCGTGGATGATCTGGGTGCTGATTCCCTTGATACAGTTGAATTGGTCATGGCTCTTGAAGATGAGTTCGAAATGGAAATTCCTGACGAACAAGCTGAAAAAATTACTACTGTGCAACAAGCAATCGACTACGCTACTGCGCACGTTAAGGTCTAA
- the rnhB gene encoding ribonuclease HII — protein MSKIDSTFSLFDYEGELICGVDEAGRGPLAGPVMAAAVILDPAHPIAGLRDSKKLSEAKRDQLAIEIKQYALAWSIAECSEQEIDELNILQATMLAMRRAVEGLTIQPTLALIDGNRCPVMSVRSEAIVKGDDKVQAISAASILAKTARDHRLAQLHLQYPQYALDQHKGYPTALHLALLREHGVSPIHRKSYAPVRALLNSSFQKTAPNF, from the coding sequence ATGAGTAAAATCGACTCCACCTTCTCACTGTTTGATTATGAAGGCGAATTAATTTGTGGTGTGGACGAAGCGGGGCGCGGTCCCTTAGCTGGTCCTGTGATGGCTGCGGCAGTGATCCTTGATCCTGCGCATCCGATTGCTGGTTTGCGCGATTCTAAGAAACTGAGTGAGGCCAAGCGCGACCAGTTAGCGATTGAGATTAAGCAATATGCGCTGGCCTGGTCTATTGCCGAATGTTCTGAGCAAGAAATTGATGAGCTTAATATTTTGCAGGCCACCATGCTGGCAATGCGCCGCGCGGTAGAAGGTTTAACTATTCAGCCGACACTGGCACTGATTGACGGCAATCGTTGTCCTGTCATGTCGGTACGATCAGAGGCGATCGTCAAAGGCGATGACAAAGTACAAGCTATTTCAGCCGCCTCGATTTTGGCAAAAACGGCTCGTGACCACCGTCTGGCGCAATTGCATTTGCAGTATCCGCAATACGCTTTGGATCAACACAAAGGTTATCCTACCGCCTTACATTTGGCCTTGTTGCGTGAACATGGCGTCTCGCCAATTCATAGAAAATCTTATGCGCCGGTAAGAGCGTTGTTAAACTCTAGTTTCCAAAAGACTGCCCCCAATTTCTGA
- a CDS encoding RNA methyltransferase — MKSITSRDNPLFKELKLLATSSQARRKSGRTLLDGVHLCQAYWQHLGAPQICIISEGSVHHPEVESILSLCSEKAQCICLPDALYDALSQVEHGIGVMFIIATPDPVFPALLQESSVLLDNLQDPGNLGSILRSAAGAGIRNVFCSPGTAFAWSPKVMRAGMGAHFLLNIFENVDLHSLLNNTRIPILATSSHTTQTIYQVNLNQPVAWLFGHEGQGVAEDLMALSSHTVTIPQRAEIESLNVAASAAICFFEQVRQSL; from the coding sequence ATGAAATCAATTACTTCCCGCGATAATCCGCTCTTTAAAGAACTGAAGCTGCTTGCCACCAGCTCGCAAGCGCGTCGTAAGTCTGGCCGTACTTTGCTAGATGGCGTGCATTTATGTCAGGCATATTGGCAGCATCTGGGCGCACCGCAAATCTGTATTATTTCTGAGGGTAGCGTCCATCACCCTGAGGTGGAATCAATACTCTCGCTGTGTAGCGAAAAAGCGCAATGTATTTGCCTGCCTGATGCTTTATACGATGCGTTGAGCCAAGTTGAACACGGCATTGGCGTCATGTTTATCATCGCCACGCCTGATCCGGTATTCCCGGCACTGCTGCAAGAATCCTCAGTCTTGCTCGATAATTTACAAGATCCTGGCAACTTAGGATCGATCTTGCGCAGCGCCGCTGGCGCAGGTATTCGCAATGTCTTTTGTAGTCCCGGTACCGCTTTTGCGTGGTCGCCTAAAGTGATGCGGGCGGGGATGGGCGCACATTTTTTGCTAAATATTTTTGAGAATGTTGATCTGCACAGTTTGCTCAACAATACCCGCATACCGATTCTGGCAACCAGCTCGCATACGACACAGACGATTTATCAGGTGAATTTAAATCAGCCTGTCGCATGGCTATTCGGCCATGAAGGGCAGGGCGTAGCAGAGGATTTGATGGCGCTGTCAAGCCACACCGTTACTATTCCGCAGCGGGCAGAAATCGAGTCGCTGAACGTGGCTGCCAGTGCGGCAATTTGTTTTTTTGAGCAAGTCAGACAATCGCTGTAA
- a CDS encoding pyruvate, water dikinase regulatory protein yields the protein MPDPLQPPIPPANRTVFFVSDGTGITAETFGHSVLTQFDLKFKQVRLPFIDTLDKAHDAARKINEALAVDGNRPIIFSTLVKTDLAEVVFKSKGMHMDLIQTFVAPLEHELGVKSSHTIGRSHNMTDSEEYKNRIEAINFSLAHDDGQSHKNLSAADVILVGVSRSGKTPTSLYLAMQYGIKAANYPLIPDDFERGKLPSNLPPYKAKIFGLSIAPERLSEIRNERRPGSKYASLENCRYEVNEAEAMMKREGIRWLSSTTKSIEEISTTILQEIKSDVRIY from the coding sequence ATGCCTGATCCACTACAACCGCCCATTCCACCCGCTAACCGGACCGTATTTTTTGTATCGGATGGTACGGGTATTACTGCCGAAACTTTTGGTCATTCAGTTTTAACCCAATTTGACTTAAAGTTTAAGCAAGTTCGATTACCCTTCATCGACACCTTAGACAAAGCGCATGACGCGGCGCGCAAAATTAATGAGGCTTTGGCTGTTGACGGCAATCGCCCTATTATTTTTTCTACCCTGGTTAAAACGGATCTGGCCGAAGTGGTATTTAAATCCAAGGGCATGCATATGGATTTGATCCAGACCTTTGTCGCGCCACTGGAGCACGAGCTGGGCGTGAAATCCAGCCACACCATAGGTCGCAGCCACAACATGACCGATTCGGAAGAATATAAAAACCGGATCGAGGCAATCAACTTTTCATTAGCGCATGACGACGGTCAATCGCATAAAAATCTGTCGGCAGCCGATGTCATTCTGGTCGGCGTATCACGCTCGGGCAAAACTCCGACCAGTCTCTACCTGGCAATGCAATACGGGATTAAAGCAGCGAATTATCCTTTGATACCGGATGATTTTGAGCGTGGCAAATTACCGTCCAACCTGCCACCGTATAAGGCAAAAATTTTTGGCTTGAGCATCGCGCCAGAGCGTTTATCCGAGATCCGCAACGAGCGCCGCCCTGGCAGCAAATATGCGTCTTTAGAAAATTGTCGCTATGAAGTCAACGAAGCCGAAGCGATGATGAAGCGTGAAGGCATACGCTGGTTATCATCCACCACCAAGTCAATCGAAGAAATCTCCACCACAATTTTGCAAGAGATTAAATCGGATGTGAGGATTTACTAA
- the fabF gene encoding beta-ketoacyl-ACP synthase II: MSRTLKRRVVVTGLGCVSPVGNTIADAWGGVTAGKSGIATITKFDATPFSTHFAGEVKGFNIEEYIPAKEARNMDTFIHYGVAAGMQAFRDSGLNVTEENAERIGVIVGSGIGGLPLIEETKDILTERGPRRISPFFVPASIINMISGHLSIKFGLKGPNLAIVTACTTGLHCIGSAARMIEYGDADVMIAGGAESTISPLGLGGFASARALSSRNDDPATASRPWDKDRDGFVLGEGAGVMVLEEYEHAKARGAKIYAEVLGFGMSGDAYHITSPSMDGPRRSMVNAMKNAEINPDQINYLNAHGTSTSLGDKNETDAIKATFGDYAYKITVNSTKSMTGHLLGGAGGLESVFTVLALHHQISPPTINIFNQDPECDLDYCANTAREMNIKFAMKNSFGFGGTNGTLIFGKV, from the coding sequence TTGAGCCGTACGCTTAAACGTCGTGTCGTGGTCACCGGTCTCGGTTGCGTTTCCCCAGTTGGCAATACTATTGCCGATGCATGGGGTGGCGTAACTGCAGGCAAATCCGGTATTGCCACTATTACCAAATTTGATGCAACACCTTTCTCTACGCATTTTGCGGGAGAGGTTAAAGGTTTCAATATCGAGGAATACATCCCCGCTAAAGAAGCTCGCAATATGGATACGTTTATCCATTACGGTGTGGCTGCTGGAATGCAAGCTTTCCGCGATAGTGGTCTTAACGTTACTGAAGAAAATGCTGAACGTATCGGCGTAATCGTTGGTTCTGGGATTGGTGGTTTGCCACTGATTGAAGAAACTAAAGATATTTTGACTGAGCGTGGCCCACGTCGTATCAGCCCGTTCTTCGTTCCTGCCTCAATCATTAATATGATTTCTGGTCACTTATCGATTAAGTTTGGCTTAAAAGGGCCAAATCTGGCGATTGTTACTGCTTGTACTACCGGCTTACATTGTATTGGTTCTGCCGCTCGTATGATCGAGTACGGTGATGCTGACGTCATGATTGCTGGGGGTGCGGAATCTACTATTTCTCCACTGGGTTTAGGCGGCTTTGCTTCTGCTCGCGCACTCTCTTCACGTAATGATGACCCAGCTACTGCATCCCGTCCATGGGATAAGGATAGAGATGGTTTTGTCTTAGGTGAGGGTGCCGGTGTCATGGTGCTGGAAGAATACGAACACGCCAAAGCACGCGGAGCCAAAATTTATGCAGAAGTGCTAGGCTTTGGTATGAGTGGAGATGCGTATCACATCACATCGCCATCAATGGATGGGCCTCGTCGCAGTATGGTCAATGCAATGAAAAATGCAGAAATCAATCCTGATCAAATTAACTACCTAAATGCACACGGTACGTCCACGTCTTTAGGTGATAAGAATGAAACAGATGCGATCAAAGCAACCTTCGGTGATTATGCTTATAAAATAACGGTCAATTCGACCAAATCGATGACCGGACATTTATTAGGCGGCGCTGGTGGTTTGGAATCTGTATTTACCGTTTTGGCGCTGCATCATCAAATTTCACCACCAACAATTAATATTTTTAATCAAGATCCAGAATGCGATCTCGATTACTGCGCTAATACGGCTAGAGAAATGAACATCAAATTTGCGATGAAAAATTCTTTTGGCTTTGGTGGTACAAACGGCACATTAATTTTTGGTAAAGTTTAA
- a CDS encoding sigma-E factor negative regulatory protein: protein MKTDTTKQERISALLDNELTDAQLDMALASLSAADHAESKEAWEIYHQIGDVLRSDDLSFNLSADFSSKMKALLDAEPVVLAPQCQLSQVSSTPAEPTLSFTNRSRFSRYMTMSGVAAAVLLAFVLVPQIPSNLGGDNLQANLNTQANVAQMNAPVNTPSSALQNSSLTNGDLVQLVSNTTAPEVKAKLSDQIEMLRDPRLDSYLQAHQKFSPPIENGTQYATRANVPYSSSAAPASLVSEK from the coding sequence ATGAAGACAGATACCACTAAACAAGAGCGCATTTCAGCTTTGCTCGATAATGAGCTAACTGATGCACAACTCGATATGGCGCTTGCCAGCCTGAGCGCTGCAGATCACGCGGAATCGAAAGAAGCATGGGAAATTTATCATCAGATTGGTGATGTATTGCGCTCTGATGATTTGTCGTTTAACTTAAGTGCTGATTTTTCTTCAAAAATGAAAGCGCTGCTAGACGCTGAACCTGTCGTCCTCGCGCCACAGTGCCAGCTAAGTCAAGTAAGTTCGACTCCAGCAGAGCCAACGCTGAGCTTCACCAATCGCTCGCGTTTTTCTCGCTACATGACAATGTCGGGTGTTGCTGCAGCTGTGTTGCTTGCGTTTGTATTAGTGCCGCAAATACCATCCAATTTAGGTGGTGATAACTTGCAAGCTAATCTCAATACTCAAGCCAATGTCGCCCAGATGAATGCGCCAGTCAATACGCCAAGCTCAGCGTTACAAAATTCATCTCTGACAAATGGAGATTTAGTACAGCTGGTTTCTAATACCACCGCACCGGAAGTAAAAGCTAAATTATCCGATCAGATAGAAATGTTGCGTGATCCTCGGCTGGATAGTTATTTACAGGCGCATCAGAAATTTTCTCCGCCTATAGAAAATGGTACGCAGTACGCAACCCGTGCTAACGTCCCTTATTCCAGTTCTGCAGCTCCCGCTTCTTTAGTATCGGAAAAATAG
- a CDS encoding MucB/RseB C-terminal domain-containing protein, with protein MLLPRSSFPLFLLIAGIAASPLLYAQSQEAQDIPSLLRKMQSSAQKLNYSGTFVYQQANQMRTSRITHLLEANNELEKLEILDGKPREYVRHNDEVTCYLPESKTIQVEKQVTQEVFPSLLTSNAQSLPESYSIKKAELSRVAGSQCQVLSFEPKDIYRYGYRLCMDQTSGLLLRAQTVNAKNEVIEQIAFTQLYLGDIDKSRVKPSFQNTAQWHVENLTVQPNINSGWVVKALPAGFKKNREMKRLIPVSIAPNSSTTAAASAASQPKPHEVIQMIFSDGIAAISVFIEPDTQGRTEGSLQQGAVTIMGKRHGDYWLTAVGEVPFAAIKQVINSIEFKPK; from the coding sequence ATGCTGTTGCCGCGTTCAAGTTTTCCTTTATTTTTGCTGATTGCAGGTATTGCTGCGAGTCCTTTGCTATATGCGCAAAGTCAGGAAGCGCAGGACATACCAAGCCTGCTGCGTAAGATGCAAAGTTCAGCGCAAAAGCTTAATTATTCTGGCACCTTCGTATATCAGCAAGCGAATCAAATGCGCACCTCGCGCATTACGCATTTGTTGGAAGCCAATAACGAGCTAGAAAAACTAGAAATTTTGGATGGCAAGCCAAGAGAATACGTTAGACATAATGACGAGGTAACTTGTTATCTGCCTGAAAGTAAAACCATACAGGTTGAAAAACAAGTTACCCAAGAAGTATTCCCTTCTTTGCTCACCAGCAATGCACAATCCTTGCCAGAATCGTACTCGATTAAAAAAGCTGAACTTAGTCGCGTAGCAGGCTCCCAATGTCAGGTATTGAGCTTCGAGCCTAAAGATATTTATCGCTATGGCTATCGCTTGTGCATGGATCAGACCTCAGGTTTGTTATTACGTGCACAAACCGTTAATGCAAAAAATGAAGTTATAGAGCAAATTGCCTTCACCCAGCTTTATTTGGGTGATATCGATAAGAGCCGCGTTAAGCCAAGTTTTCAAAATACGGCACAATGGCATGTTGAAAACCTCACAGTACAGCCTAATATTAATTCTGGTTGGGTAGTCAAGGCTTTACCCGCGGGATTTAAGAAAAACCGTGAGATGAAGCGCTTGATTCCCGTGTCAATTGCACCAAATAGTTCAACTACGGCAGCGGCATCCGCTGCTAGTCAGCCTAAACCTCATGAAGTCATACAAATGATTTTTTCTGATGGCATTGCTGCGATTTCGGTCTTTATCGAGCCAGATACTCAAGGCCGGACTGAGGGTAGTTTGCAGCAAGGCGCGGTTACCATCATGGGTAAGCGTCATGGAGATTATTGGTTGACCGCTGTAGGCGAGGTACCATTTGCTGCAATTAAACAAGTCATAAACTCCATTGAATTTAAACCTAAGTGA
- the rpoE gene encoding RNA polymerase sigma factor RpoE, giving the protein MTTEREIDQLLVERVQRGDKKAFELLVSKYQRKLMRLVSRLVHDQAEAEDVVQESFIKAYRAMGNFRGDAAFYTWLYRIGVNTAKNYLVTQGRRAPTSTDADIEEAETFVDADGLRDINTPESLLASKQIADTVNNAMLALPEELRNAITLREIEGLSYDEIAEVMLCPIGTVRSRIFRAREAIAEKLRPMLGTTLDQRW; this is encoded by the coding sequence GTGACGACAGAGCGCGAGATTGATCAACTACTTGTTGAGCGCGTCCAGCGTGGTGACAAAAAAGCATTCGAGCTATTGGTTTCTAAATATCAAAGGAAACTCATGCGGCTTGTGTCTCGTCTCGTCCATGATCAGGCAGAAGCTGAAGACGTGGTGCAAGAATCTTTTATTAAAGCTTACCGCGCGATGGGGAATTTTCGTGGAGATGCCGCTTTCTACACTTGGTTGTACAGAATCGGTGTGAATACTGCTAAAAATTATCTGGTGACGCAAGGACGGCGTGCACCAACTTCGACAGATGCTGATATCGAAGAGGCAGAAACTTTTGTCGACGCGGACGGACTAAGGGATATCAATACACCAGAGTCTTTGTTGGCCAGTAAGCAGATCGCAGATACTGTGAATAATGCAATGCTTGCCCTGCCAGAAGAATTGCGTAATGCGATTACTTTGCGTGAAATTGAAGGTTTGAGTTATGACGAAATTGCAGAAGTCATGTTGTGCCCGATTGGCACCGTGAGAAGCCGCATTTTTCGGGCAAGGGAGGCGATCGCTGAGAAGTTGCGTCCCATGCTGGGGACAACTCTGGATCAGCGATGGTGA